The following is a genomic window from Penaeus vannamei isolate JL-2024 chromosome 27, ASM4276789v1, whole genome shotgun sequence.
GAAATACCAAAGGAATTATAATAGAACATGTGAAGAAGATACAAAGCGAAAAAAACTGTATAATATCAATTTGCAGACGACACAGAATAATACGATTTGGCAGTGCGTGCAGCAGAGCTTTCTAAAACAACAGATGACCTTTAACAACGTTATGCAAAAGCCCCTGGATCGAAGCAGAACCGACATTGAATGTGTATGATATACATCTGTGGCATAAAAGTGTATATTTTCGAAAGGAGAACCTACCATGTTTTACGTAACACTGAAAGAATTATGTATGATTAGGGCTTTGCAATCGTGACATTTATTGCATTTGGGAATGATAGTAATTGATATGAAAAATGGAACCCTGGTCTACTATTATTTAAttgataatagtgttgatgattACGAGGATAATCACCACAATATTTATcaagatagtaatattgataaaggtAACTTTTAGCATTaacgatatttataataatgatgttaatgattttcACTTTTTGGGTATATCAATGTACAGAAGGAATAAAGgttgtgattgtgataatgatgatactggtcgtgttataataataatgattatgctacgACGCTTActtatgacgataacaatgacagtagcaGTATCAGCCATAGTAATcgcgatagtaattataatgactattgattattataatgttcttgtgatcatcattaccactttACTTTTACCAGTGATATGTCTGtgaagatgaagataaggatTGGAATAAAACGAGTATAACTACTATTTACATttcttgtatacatattttaCCTTTGTCATGAGAACCATCATCATTTCATTGACATTAACGTTAGTTCCACcaatactattattttccttAATATCATAAACTCGTGTAATCCCAaattgtctcttccttcctctctctctctcgccttatctGTTTTTCATATTTACCTTTACTGCAAAGCCAATGATCATTTAATGATTATGGAATAAAGCACTTTGGAGTGAATTTAGACCTGAATTTGCAAATGGCTCTGGAAGTGCCGTTTCCGTCCGACACACGCCCATGGGAGCCCCGTCCGACGTACACACTCATGGAGCCGCTCTCAGACCGCCCATCGGCCTGTGTGACCTACACTTCGCTGGACAGGAACGCTCGCCTGGGAGGTTAACGACCTGTGCAAGCGTAATGGGACTCTGTTGTCGAGCTTGCTATCGGTAAGGCTGTTGGTGTTGCCGTCCTCTTCTCGTTGTTGTTATGGTAATTACATTGACCATGATAATATAATTTGTTAAGATCATGACTATGGCTatgattatgatcaatatcattataatcgtcattgtcattgtcgctattgttatgtttgttatgattattaaatggtattgttttataatcaacactgttttattacctttatttttattatcaacattactctcattgcattattattatcatgttgttgttatgatcattgttattattattgttattattgtcattatcattgttattgatattgtatttccttttggacttatcgttactgttattgttgttgttattgatatcattgttgttattattatcatgattattattgctatcataatcatcatcctcacaaCTGTGattcttaatgttatcattgctattattgttgttgtcattattactgttattattattactattattgtcttcattatcatttcttattgccgttgtgtttattatcatttaatatcattattcatattttgatttttaatgtaacgactattattgttaagatcatcatcgttatcaacatcatGTTCCCCAtcgtcatccttctcctcctcctcatcatcatcatcagcgctatcgtcattatcgtcaatGACAGTATTCTTAAATGTGATAATAGCATTACTACATTTGCATATAAACTGAATTATTTTTCCTCAGAACTAAAGAATTTTATTTCTGAggaatatgataaaaattatgttaataggGACAGTGTAAAATATTTTTCAAACTTTAGTTACattcaatattatgataatttttgtgATTAataactttttcctttcttttcatttcttgtatCTTTACTTCCTCTGTGTTATGTAGGAATTCCATTGTCATTttgacattatcattttactCTAAATGGACTCCATTCCCATTAGCATGAATGTTATCGTTCTGTTATCAATATCTCGAAATTAACAATACTGTTTATTGGGACGCTGTGAATCTCATTTTGACTATGATTACACTGCTTGATGCCGTTCGTTCCAGAAACAGATTTAGGACAACTATTTTAGTTGTGAGGACGCTTCACCCAGTCTGttgtacgaaaaaaaaaacaagactcatCGAcaagaatgtctctctctctcttcccataaaGTAGACGAATCTTACACAGGGAATTCTCGCCTCGTTAACGGATATTCCACATATTGTTCTTAGGGATGAAAAAAAGAGTATTCTAGACAATAATTTCGTTTTTTGGAATTTATTTTACCGAAAAAGTATTTTTTCTCCCATTATCTATGAGGAAGAGTtggtagaaaaatataaaaacaaattattATACTAATCTACAATTAAATTAGGCCGTCGCACTGCACACTCAGTCTTCTGCTCCAACCGCCTTTTACCGCCCAAAGGCACCGTAACTTCCGCCGAATCCGCCGCCCAATCCTCCACTATGTCCGAATCCCCCGCTGTGTCCAAATCCTCCGCTGTGTCCAAATCCTCCGCTGTGTCCGAATCCCCCGCTGTGGCCGAATCCTCCACTGTGTCCGAATCCTGTACCGTGTCCAAGTCCTCCGCCATATCCACCGCTTCCGAATCCGCTGCCCCCGAATCCTCCGCTTCCGAATCCGCCTCCGAAACCTCCATGGCTACCGCTAAAGCCACCGCCGAGGCCGTAGCCAGAGCCGTAGGTGGGCTGCACGAAGACCGGGCTGGGCACCACCACGGGCTGGACGAAGCTGCCGCCGCCGAAGCCGCCGCCGTGGCTGAATCCGCCGCCGCCAAACTTCTTGAACTTCTTGAAGGGCGCCGCCCGAGCGCTGGGCAGCACGGCCGCTGAGGCCAtcaggacgagggcgagggccaGCTGCGGGAGGCGCGGGCGGgttagcgagggagggaaaggtgggcggGAGTTGTTTCAGCGCCAGAATGGCGGGGAATGATAAGGAATTTAAGAGGCTTGTGTCTGAACGCTCAACAGAATATCACTTGAAATCACATGGAAATTGTCACTGATGCTTatatattcctcttttctctgtataaatatacctgcatgtatgtatacacacacacacacacacaaatgtgtgtgtatatatatatatatatatatatatatatatatatatatatatatatatatatatatatatatatatatatatatatatacacacacacacacacacacacacacacacacacacacacacacacacacacacacacacacatatatatatatatatatatatatatatatatatatatatatatatatatatatatatatgtatatatatagctatacacacacacatatgtacgtgtgtgtgtacatgtgtgtgtgtgtgtgtgtgtgtttgtcctgaCCAAATTGAATTATTACTTCAGATTCCCAGGAACTGAGACAACGGCTCGAGAACTTACAGTCTTCATTCTGAGAGAGTTGCGAGTGGGTCTGCTTGCTGCGTCCAGGTTCAAGGTGCATATATACTGCCTCCCTCACGACCGATGCCAGATAGCCTGACATGCCAGTAATCGTGAAATCCCTCCGGCACTGCAAGGAATTATCACCTCTATCAGCATATCCGACTGGATTGTGTTTTTTACGCGGAAAAGAGGAAAATCTTGTCTTCCGCTCATGTCGCCGCGAAGCACTTCCGTCCTCGGACATCCTTGCCCGAAAGAGAATTGGGGCCGCCAGCTCTTGCCGCCGCGCCAGGAGACTTTCTTTCGTCAAACGCGTTTTGCTCCAAGACTTAGGAAACCTGaggaaaactctctctctctctctctgcatgcctctatctctgtctctgcatccctgtctctctctctctctctctctctgcatgcctctatctctgtctctgcatccctggctctctctctctctgtctgtttgtctacttctctacttgtctatttacatataaaaacatatattcatatgtatatctatatctatctgtctatccatctatcgctctatctatctatccatccatctatctatctatccatttatctatctatctatctatctatctatctatctatctatctatctatacatatatatatatatatatgtgtatatacatatatatgtacatatatacatatatatgtatatatatacatatatatatatatatatatatatatatatatatatatatatatatattcatgtatgtatgtatatatatatatatatatatatatatatatatatatatatatatatatatatatatttatatatatatgtatatatatatatatatatatatatatatatatatacatatatatatatatatatatatatatacgtgcgtgcatgtctgtgtgcgtgtatgtatgtgtgtgcgtgcgtctgtgtgtgtgtgtgtgtgtgtgttacataaatttatatacatatacatatatgcattcatacatacatacatatatatatatatatatatatatatatatatatatatatatatatatatatgtgtgtgtgtgtgtgtgtgtgtgtgtgtgtatatctatctatctatctatctatctatctatctatctatctatctatctatctatctatctatctatctatctatctatctatctatctatctatatatatatatatatatatatatatatatatatatatatatatatatatatatatatatatatatatacatatgtgtgtgtatatatatatatatatatatatatatatatatatatatatatttatatatatatatacatatgtgtgtatatatatatatatatatatatatatatatatatatatatatatatatatatatatacatttatgatatatatatatatatacatctataatatatatatatatatatgtatatatatatatttatatatgtatatatatatatttatatatgtatatatgtatatatttatatatgtatatatgtatatatatatttatatatttatatatatatgtatgtatatatatatatatatttttataatatatatatatatatatatatatatatatatatatatatatatatatatatatatatatatatatatatatatatacacacatatacatatacatatatatatatatatacatatatatatatatagatatatagatatagatacatatatatgtgtatatgtataatatatatatatatatatatatatatatatatatatatatatatatatatatatatatacatatatatatatatatatatatatatatatatacacacacacacacacacacacacacacacacacacacacacacacacacacacacacacacacacacacacacacacacacacacacacacaaacacacacacacacacacacacacacacacacacacacacacaaacacacacacacacacacacacacacacacacacacacacacacacacacacacacacacacacacacacacacacacatatatatatatatatatatatatatatgtatacatgaatataaatatatatatgtatgtatatatgtatatgtatatatgtatatgtatatatgtatatatgtatatgtgtgtatacatatatatatatatatatatatatatatatatatatatatatatatatatatatatatatatatatttgtgtatatgtgtgtatatatatatatatatatatatatatatatttgtgtatatatgtatatatatatatttgtgtatatatgtgtatatatgtgtgtatatatatatatatatatatatatatatatatatatatatatatatatacaatttttatataaacatgcgtatatatatataaacatatatatatatatatatatatatatatatatatgtttatatatatatatatgtttatatatatatataaacatatatatatatataaacatatatatatatatatatatatatatatatatgtttatatatatatgtatatatatatgtatatatatatatatatatatatatatatatatatatatttacgtatatttacatatatatgaacacaagcacaaacacaatcacgtgaacacaaaaatgaaaatgaaactagccacaatgagaattgaaaataagcgtgacgtttcgaactcttcgcgagttcctcatcagacaaaaaccgaaatggatccatttcggtttttgtctgatgaggaactcgcgaagagttcgaaacgtcacgcttattttcaattctcattgtgactagtttcatttacatacatacatatatatatatatatatatatatatatatatatatatatatatatatatatatatatatatacacacaaacacacacacacacacacacacacacatgtatatatatatatatatatatatatatatatatatatatatatatatatatatatatatatatatatatattagatatttagatatgtatatatatatatatatatatatatatatatatatatatatatatatatatatattagatatttagatatgtatatatatatatatattagatatttagatatgtatatatatatatatatatatatatatatatatatatatatatatatatatatatatacattcatacacacacacacacacacacacacacacacacacacacacacacacacacacacacacacacacacatatatatatatatatatatatatatatatatatatatatatatatatatatatatatatatatatatatatattagatatttagatatgtatatatatatatatatatatatatatatatatattagatatttagatatgtatatatatatatatatatatatatatatatatatatatatatatatatatatatatattcatacacacacacacacacacacacacacacacataaacacacacacacacacacacacacacacacacacacatatatatatatatatatatatatatatatatatatatatatatatatatatatatatatatatatatatatatatatatatatatatatatttgcatgtgtgtggtgtgtatatatatgcgtgtgcgtgtatatatatgtgtgtgtatctatatatgtatatatatatatatatatatatatatatatatatatatatatatatatatatatatatatacgtacacgcacacacacgcgcaaacgcacacgaatgtacacacacacacatatgcatatgcatgtgtgtccgGCTGCAATGAAAGCGTGCTTCTAATAAGTGTGGCAGCAGCAAAACCATTCCTTTCAGCGCCCGTGGCAGGAGCCCTTTCATCGAGAGCGGCAAAAATGAAAGCAGCCACTTAAAAGAGTTTAGCAGCGGTGGCCGCCACTGTGCCAAGTGCATTCTTTTGTCAGCTGTGCAGTTCTGGCGCCTGTGTCTTGAGGGGTCGCTGATCTCGGAAAGGACAACTCACAAGATCCTACATTGTTTAAGCTGACAGTTGTTTATATTcgtttcattcatcattatcatctttgatcatataacttttttttttttccttcatcataTGTCTTCCATTACctaaatcatcataatccttattgcagttgtcatcgttattattactgtagttTTTTGACAATCAGTGTTGCGGTTGTTAATGATGCTCAAGTATTCCCGTGTAGTGGATTCTCGTGCAGATTGTAATTTCACCCCTATCATCTTCCCAGTGAACTTCAATATTAGTAGCATTGTTTTGGTGCTATTATCTTAATGGTAATGATTTCAGAGTATTAAAGGAAAATAAACTTATTTTACATAGCAGTGCCAACCCaaatattttttgctattttataTCCTATTGAGGACGAATTCACTAACGGCATTTTAtcacaaatttatttatttttaaaatagtacAAAACGGGATGATTTTTCTATTACGAAGATATGACACAATGAGAGCAGTGACATGTGAAGCTTCCTGTTGGTCCGAGCACACTGCAGCCGAAGGAAATATCCACTGACACAGCGGCAATTC
Proteins encoded in this region:
- the LOC113825249 gene encoding acanthoscurrin-2, with protein sequence MKTLALALVLMASAAVLPSARAAPFKKFKKFGGGGFSHGGGFGGGSFVQPVVVPSPVFVQPTYGSGYGLGGGFSGSHGGFGGGFGSGGFGGSGFGSGGYGGGLGHGTGFGHSGGFGHSGGFGHSGGFGHSGGFGHSGGFGHSGGLGGGFGGSYGAFGR